A window from Oncorhynchus mykiss isolate Arlee chromosome 9, USDA_OmykA_1.1, whole genome shotgun sequence encodes these proteins:
- the LOC110531460 gene encoding histidine N-acetyltransferase — protein sequence MKIENSLPRPQLPETPPQTGLQFTVATEEDFDEIMAISQDIYGGLDYLPTRYTAWLSESNRTVILARKQGKVIALESVCVIDDGETMLVEGLRVAPQERGKGVAGVLLRFCSQLVKSKWPEVKVTRLTRDDQLGPKDFQKYRLITKQGILLVRFNAEDLKLRLSELGPVVTLPTYSEGTPQGSDTPLVPPVLLDLNEAHQMFLNSGLMSNVLPNATIVQDWQPFKPVPSNMVILLKKDIDWMVDDRYTPTVASLCTHPFWVPGGPRGVGTDTYYLNIDVFGKDIGLVLHQFLSHLRRHATTLKGHVMCQMFLDPPMWKPMAEFCCQTLNVELVKEYTEQCVVESDVV from the exons ATGAAGATTGAGAATAGCCTGCCCCGCCCCCAGCTCCCTGAGACTCCGCCCCAGACAGGCCTGCAGTTCACCGTGGCGACGGAGGAGGACTTTGATGAGATCATGGCCATAAGCCAAGACATCTACGGAGGGCTGGACTACCTACCGACCCGCTACACCGCCTGGCTATCCGAGTCCAACCGCACTGTCATACTGGCCCGCAAGCAGGGCAAAGTG ATTGCCCTGGAGTCGGTGTGTGTGATTGACGATGGTGAGACCATGCTGGTGGAGGGGTTACGTGTGGCCCCCCAGGAAAGGGGGAAGGGCGTGGCAGGGGTGCTGCTACGGTTCTGCTCTCAACTGGTCAAGTCCAAGTGGCCTGAGGTGAAGGTGACCAGGCTGACCCGCGACGACCAGCTGGGGCCCAAGGACTTCCAGAAGTACCGCCTAATCACCAAACAG GGCATACTGCTGGTTCGCTTCAACGCTGAAGATCTCAAGCTCCGGCTCTCCGAACTGGGACCAGTTGTGACCCTCCCCACCTACTCCGAAGGTACCCCCCAGGGTTCTGACACCCCTCTGGTTCCCCCTGTCCTTCTGGACCTCAACGAGGCCCACCAGATGTTCCTCAACTCGGGCCTGATGTCCAACGTGCTCCCTAACGCTACCATCGTCCAGGACTGGCAGCCGTTCAAGCCAGTGCCCAGCAACATGGTTATTCTTCTGAAGAAG GACATCGACTGGATGGTGGACGACCGCTACACCCCCACTGTGGCCAGCCTGTGCACCCACCCCTTCTGGGTTCCTGGAGGTCCTCGCGGAGTTGGGACGGACACGTACTACCTCAACATCGACGTGTTTGGCAAGGACATAGGCCTGGTGCTCCATCAGTTCCTGAGTCACCTGAGGCGCCACGCCACCACCCTGAAGGGGCACGTCATGTGCCAGATGTTCCTGGATCCTCCCATGTGGAAACCCATGGCCGAATTCTGTTGCCAGACACTGAATGTGGAGCTGGTGAAGGAATACACGGAGCAATGCGTGGTCGAGTCGGATGTCGTGTAG